One Candidatus Flexicrinis proximus DNA window includes the following coding sequences:
- a CDS encoding AAA family ATPase has product MPAHNLPVQQTSFEGRREEVAEIAARLADPSCRLLTLVGPGGIGKTRLALHAAADQLVNFADGVYFVPLSALTSADLIAPAIAGSLEIHVYGAEDPRLQLIQALRQKHLLLVLDNFEHLLEGTALLAEILAHASGVKILVTSRERLNIVEEWALTLTGLSYPDGDAGQTLETYSAIQLFARRARSVDHRFSLDENAEAVKAVCRWVQGMPLAIEIAAGWLRVMSCQQIAAQIPLDFDALTTPLRNLPERHRSMRTVFEYSWTLLSPLQQSILMRLSCFQGGFDLEAAQAVAGASLTHLAELADKSLIHRDPSGRYGLHELLRQFAAIKLQEAGENRSARDRHLSYFQNLVRQAEANQWGRLQVLWYDRLEAEFDNLRAALDWTLQSGQPEAGLSLAASLGWFFSERCFWSEGLNWLERALAAAPDAPPSLRAKALHSAAGLAGHLSDLERGSSLAAQSLDLAREIGDRWNIAWAQAHLALFPTDLASHEALLEDSLAIFRELNDIMGLAHTLVRRTFFAEEKHDHAYAETLVEEAALLSHQAGDRIISAWVLLIKGRSVQYRDRDLKQAARYFEESVRLFREARFHSALSDAIMYLAQAELILQHTSRAVQLYLEALSLHAQNWSTSLFLSQDLLAGLAGAALASGDLDRAATLLGAAHGLFATVDSSPEAVYESPSPYMLSLFQTRDAVRVQLGESAFAAAWAVGTAMIHEQAIAFALEGLSASDKTDPFDLPPKPSGSDLEPANHPASGNLLKAREREVLLMVAEGLSNREISDRLVLALPTVKWYINEIFSKLHVNSRTQAVAKARQLGLI; this is encoded by the coding sequence ATGCCGGCCCACAATTTGCCCGTTCAGCAAACGTCTTTCGAGGGCCGCCGTGAAGAGGTGGCTGAGATTGCCGCGCGGCTTGCTGACCCCTCCTGTCGTCTTCTCACGCTCGTCGGGCCGGGTGGCATCGGCAAGACCCGCCTTGCACTTCATGCCGCCGCCGACCAACTCGTCAATTTCGCCGATGGTGTTTATTTTGTGCCGCTGTCTGCCCTCACATCAGCCGACCTGATCGCTCCTGCCATCGCCGGTTCCCTCGAAATCCACGTCTACGGCGCTGAGGACCCGCGGCTTCAGCTCATACAGGCTCTCCGTCAGAAACACCTGCTGCTGGTCCTGGACAATTTTGAGCATCTCCTTGAAGGAACGGCACTGCTGGCCGAAATCCTGGCCCATGCGTCCGGCGTGAAGATCCTCGTGACATCCCGTGAGCGGCTTAATATCGTCGAAGAGTGGGCGCTCACCCTGACCGGCCTATCATATCCCGATGGCGATGCCGGCCAAACGCTCGAAACCTATTCCGCAATCCAGTTGTTTGCCCGCCGGGCGCGCTCTGTGGATCACCGGTTCTCCCTCGACGAAAACGCTGAAGCCGTCAAGGCTGTTTGCCGCTGGGTACAGGGTATGCCGCTCGCTATTGAGATCGCCGCCGGTTGGCTCCGCGTCATGTCCTGTCAGCAGATCGCGGCTCAGATCCCTCTCGATTTCGACGCCCTCACAACGCCGCTCCGCAACCTCCCGGAGCGCCACCGCAGCATGCGTACTGTCTTCGAGTACTCCTGGACGCTGCTTTCGCCGCTCCAGCAGAGCATCCTCATGCGCCTCTCCTGTTTTCAGGGCGGTTTCGACCTTGAAGCCGCCCAGGCCGTCGCCGGCGCGTCGCTGACTCACCTTGCCGAATTGGCCGATAAGTCGCTCATCCATCGTGATCCATCAGGCCGATACGGTCTTCACGAACTTCTGCGCCAGTTTGCGGCCATCAAGCTGCAGGAAGCGGGGGAGAACCGTTCTGCGCGGGACCGTCATCTCAGTTATTTCCAGAATCTCGTCCGCCAGGCCGAAGCAAACCAATGGGGCCGTCTGCAGGTTCTTTGGTATGACCGGCTTGAGGCTGAGTTTGACAACCTCCGCGCAGCGCTGGATTGGACGCTCCAATCCGGCCAGCCTGAAGCGGGACTTAGCCTTGCCGCCTCGCTCGGCTGGTTCTTTAGCGAGCGCTGTTTCTGGAGCGAGGGACTCAACTGGCTGGAGCGTGCCCTGGCCGCCGCGCCGGACGCGCCGCCTTCCCTCCGCGCCAAAGCCCTCCACAGCGCCGCTGGGCTGGCTGGCCATCTTTCCGACCTCGAACGCGGAAGTTCCCTCGCCGCTCAGTCGCTTGACTTGGCCCGCGAGATCGGTGATCGTTGGAATATTGCCTGGGCGCAGGCGCACCTGGCCCTCTTTCCCACCGACCTTGCCAGCCATGAGGCATTGCTGGAGGACAGTCTGGCGATCTTTCGCGAGTTGAACGATATCATGGGGCTTGCCCACACCCTCGTTCGACGGACATTCTTCGCTGAAGAAAAGCACGACCACGCCTATGCTGAAACGCTGGTCGAAGAAGCCGCACTGCTTTCCCACCAGGCTGGCGACAGGATTATCTCGGCCTGGGTGCTGCTAATAAAGGGCCGGAGTGTCCAGTATAGGGATCGTGATCTCAAGCAGGCCGCGCGCTATTTTGAGGAGAGTGTGCGTCTATTCAGGGAGGCGCGCTTCCACTCGGCGCTCTCCGATGCAATTATGTACCTCGCGCAGGCTGAGCTAATCTTGCAGCATACCTCCCGCGCTGTTCAGCTCTATCTTGAGGCGCTCTCTCTGCACGCCCAGAACTGGTCCACGTCCTTATTTCTCAGTCAGGATCTCTTGGCTGGCTTGGCGGGCGCAGCTTTAGCTTCCGGTGATCTTGACCGCGCCGCGACTCTGCTGGGTGCCGCCCATGGCCTGTTTGCGACGGTGGATAGCTCGCCTGAAGCAGTCTATGAATCCCCCTCTCCCTACATGCTGAGCTTGTTCCAAACCCGCGATGCGGTGCGCGTGCAGCTAGGTGAGTCGGCCTTCGCCGCCGCCTGGGCCGTGGGCACCGCCATGATCCACGAGCAGGCGATTGCCTTCGCGCTTGAGGGACTGTCCGCATCGGACAAAACTGATCCCTTTGACCTCCCCCCCAAGCCGTCCGGATCTGACCTCGAACCCGCCAATCATCCTGCGAGTGGGAATCTCCTAAAAGCGCGTGAGCGGGAAGTTCTGCTCATGGTTGCGGAGGGACTCTCGAACCGCGAAATCAGTGACCGGCTTGTCCTCGCGCTCCCGACCGTCAAATGGTATATCAACGAAATCTTCTCAAAACTCCATGTGAACAGCAGAACTCAGGCCGTAGCAAAGGCGCGCCAGCTCGGATTGATCTAA
- a CDS encoding MmcQ/YjbR family DNA-binding protein, which translates to MTVLDDLRAYCNGLNGASEGFPFDETTLVFKVRGKMFALLALDQDADAPAINLKCEPTLAEMLRETYPAVTPGYHMSKRHWNTVRVDGSIPEPEIQDMIDHSYAEVVKGLPKKDREGLQFKA; encoded by the coding sequence GTGACGGTACTGGATGATCTGAGGGCGTACTGTAACGGACTCAACGGGGCAAGCGAGGGCTTTCCTTTCGACGAGACGACGCTGGTGTTCAAGGTGCGGGGGAAGATGTTCGCGCTGCTGGCGCTGGATCAGGATGCGGACGCGCCAGCAATCAACCTGAAGTGCGAACCGACGCTGGCCGAAATGCTGCGGGAGACCTACCCTGCCGTGACGCCGGGCTACCATATGAGCAAGCGGCACTGGAATACGGTGCGAGTGGACGGGAGCATCCCCGAGCCGGAAATCCAGGATATGATCGACCACTCGTACGCGGAGGTGGTCAAGGGGCTGCCGAAGAAAGACCGCGAGGGATTGCAGTTCAAGGCGTAG
- a CDS encoding thioredoxin domain-containing protein: MQNVKPAKSILAQGGRNQQTFLLVIIGVAVALVAIFIIVSSSSRSNFDEAFFAGIHQERLDDGGFILGDPDAAITIVEFQDWYCAHCQNYKPTADQFIREYVATGKARYEFRALTTAGANAQPNTSQVYNLLECVEVAKPGSFFYASDIAYDLVINGVRGSEFSSVMAERTGVDYAEMLRCTQDTADQITVDSRLANNIGVTSTPSVFYRLNGGTPIPVTDRSFSALAAIVETVGQ; this comes from the coding sequence ATGCAAAATGTGAAACCAGCAAAGTCGATTTTAGCCCAGGGTGGGCGTAATCAGCAGACATTCCTGCTCGTGATCATCGGCGTGGCAGTGGCACTAGTGGCGATCTTCATTATCGTCTCCAGCAGCTCGCGCTCGAACTTCGACGAGGCGTTTTTCGCGGGGATCCATCAGGAACGGCTCGACGACGGCGGTTTCATACTGGGCGATCCTGACGCGGCAATCACGATTGTCGAGTTCCAAGACTGGTACTGCGCGCACTGCCAGAACTATAAGCCGACGGCCGACCAGTTCATCCGCGAGTACGTGGCGACCGGCAAGGCGCGCTATGAATTCCGGGCGCTGACGACGGCGGGCGCGAATGCCCAACCGAATACCTCACAGGTGTATAACCTGCTCGAATGCGTCGAAGTGGCAAAGCCGGGGTCGTTTTTCTACGCCAGTGACATTGCGTACGACCTGGTGATCAATGGCGTTCGCGGGTCGGAGTTCTCGTCGGTGATGGCGGAACGTACCGGCGTGGATTACGCGGAGATGCTGCGCTGCACGCAGGACACGGCAGACCAGATTACAGTAGACTCGCGGCTGGCGAACAACATTGGCGTGACCAGCACGCCGTCGGTGTTCTACCGGCTGAACGGCGGTACACCGATCCCAGTTACCGACCGCTCGTTCAGCGCGCTGGCGGCAATCGTCGAGACGGTAGGACAGTAG
- a CDS encoding isochorismatase family protein has translation MQADAFIEQSKPFLAWVSDWQAQLKPLSLAAVVAQDGAESVGIVSVDIINGFCTVGPLASPRVNDIIAPIADLMRRAWLLGVRDIALTQDAHPADAVEFGQYPPHCIRGTDEAETVTEFKALPFFDQIPVFEKNSIASAFANGFQAWLDARPQVKTWIAVGDCTDLCTYQLAMHLRLTANQAQRQAARVVLPVNCVDTYDLPVDVAQSIGAVPHDGDLLHSVFLYSMMLNGVEVVSELGA, from the coding sequence ATGCAGGCTGACGCGTTCATCGAACAGAGCAAGCCATTTCTGGCATGGGTCAGCGACTGGCAGGCGCAGTTGAAGCCACTTTCGCTGGCGGCGGTGGTCGCACAGGACGGCGCGGAGTCGGTCGGGATCGTGTCGGTCGACATCATCAACGGATTCTGTACGGTGGGGCCGCTGGCCTCACCGCGCGTGAACGATATCATCGCGCCGATTGCCGACCTGATGCGGCGTGCATGGCTGCTGGGGGTGCGGGACATCGCGCTCACGCAGGACGCGCACCCGGCCGACGCGGTGGAATTCGGGCAGTACCCGCCCCACTGCATCCGCGGCACGGATGAGGCGGAAACGGTTACGGAATTCAAAGCGCTGCCGTTTTTCGACCAGATCCCGGTATTCGAGAAGAACAGCATTGCCAGCGCGTTCGCCAACGGGTTTCAAGCCTGGCTGGACGCGCGGCCGCAGGTCAAGACGTGGATCGCGGTGGGAGACTGCACAGACCTGTGTACGTATCAACTGGCGATGCATTTGCGGCTGACAGCGAACCAGGCGCAGCGGCAAGCGGCGCGGGTGGTACTGCCGGTCAACTGCGTGGACACGTACGATCTGCCGGTGGATGTGGCGCAGAGCATTGGCGCGGTGCCGCATGACGGCGACCTGCTGCACAGCGTGTTTCTGTACTCGATGATGCTAAACGGCGTCGAAGTGGTTTCGGAGCTGGGTGCTTGA
- the mtnA gene encoding S-methyl-5-thioribose-1-phosphate isomerase — MRTVDWVDGAVRMIDQRKLPFEFGTVDLHSAQAVAEAITNMTVRGAPAIGASAAFGMALAAATSSEMTVDGLRGDLREAAALLKASRPTAVNLMWAVDNMMTLTESRFESADGLRELLLAAAKQVADDDVDICKRMGAHGQALIEDGFTVLHHCNTGALAAVDYGTALGVIRAAHEAGKRFHVLLDETRPRLQGARLSAWELENLGISYDILPDTAAGYYMQRGEVKLVLVGADRVAANGDFANKIGTYQIAVLAKENGIPFYSVAPTSTVDLALSSGAQIPIEERDPAEVTTPYGTALVPAHFKARNPAFDVTPQRYLSGIVTENGIARPDFTESLRRMVKGARL, encoded by the coding sequence ATGCGAACGGTTGACTGGGTCGACGGCGCGGTGCGGATGATTGACCAGCGGAAGCTGCCGTTCGAGTTCGGGACGGTCGACCTGCACAGCGCGCAGGCGGTGGCGGAGGCGATCACGAACATGACGGTGCGCGGCGCTCCGGCAATCGGGGCGTCGGCGGCGTTCGGGATGGCGCTGGCCGCAGCGACAAGCTCGGAGATGACGGTGGACGGCCTGCGCGGCGACCTGCGCGAAGCGGCGGCGCTGCTGAAGGCGTCAAGGCCGACGGCGGTCAACCTGATGTGGGCGGTCGATAACATGATGACGCTCACCGAAAGCCGATTCGAGAGCGCGGACGGGCTGCGGGAACTTCTGCTGGCGGCGGCAAAGCAGGTGGCCGACGACGATGTGGACATCTGCAAGCGGATGGGCGCACACGGACAGGCGCTAATCGAAGACGGCTTCACCGTACTGCACCACTGCAACACTGGAGCGCTGGCGGCGGTCGATTACGGGACGGCGCTAGGGGTGATCCGGGCGGCGCACGAGGCCGGCAAGCGGTTTCATGTGCTGCTGGACGAGACGCGGCCCCGGCTGCAAGGCGCACGCCTGAGCGCGTGGGAGCTGGAAAACCTGGGGATCTCTTACGACATCCTGCCCGACACGGCGGCGGGCTATTACATGCAGCGCGGGGAAGTCAAGCTGGTGCTGGTGGGTGCAGACCGCGTGGCGGCCAACGGCGATTTCGCCAACAAGATCGGCACGTACCAGATCGCGGTGCTGGCGAAAGAGAACGGCATCCCGTTCTACTCGGTGGCACCGACCTCGACGGTCGACCTGGCGCTGAGCAGCGGCGCGCAAATCCCGATTGAGGAACGCGATCCGGCAGAGGTCACTACACCGTACGGCACGGCGCTGGTGCCAGCTCACTTCAAGGCACGCAATCCGGCGTTCGACGTGACTCCGCAGCGGTATCTATCGGGAATCGTAACGGAGAACGGCATCGCGCGGCCCGACTTTACCGAGAGTCTGCGGCGGATGGTGAAGGGCGCGCGGCTGTAG
- the tadA gene encoding Flp pilus assembly complex ATPase component TadA: MPDQQNSDKWGSGVRFVAAQRGTRMVSIRALVERAAAQFFNEYGSNHPVLREAATRVERLKLVRETVLYVVSVESVQLDPQHLAALIEETYAELFGYGLLDRLLTDDRVTTITFDGLDKVSARFGFGELEPQSRIFEEPAHMARMLERMLMDADAELVDDIPYYEIGIVHEGRRLCVNLVLPPVTNTLSGYIRVHPRTPPPLDAFTASPDALKLLTALARSPHGILVVGETESGKTSLLAALARSADLGKSVAVERASEMTLPESVTRFHPQWPVGDRPFVSFGHRILEALDLKPDTLLLDEVRADEPEAVLHLLGDVEIPRQLWAFRGATEVKRLAPSLGMLARRAGYDQSTSDQRVIALHRRLPFVITARRRQGQLKITSIAEWQFILGSDQPPSLVELMTQGWEGLEPTGRQPILTL; this comes from the coding sequence ATGCCCGATCAGCAGAATTCCGATAAGTGGGGCAGCGGAGTACGCTTCGTCGCCGCGCAGCGTGGCACGCGCATGGTATCCATCCGCGCCCTCGTCGAACGCGCCGCCGCTCAGTTCTTCAATGAATATGGCTCTAATCACCCCGTTCTCCGCGAGGCCGCCACCCGCGTCGAGCGCCTCAAGCTCGTCCGCGAAACCGTTCTCTATGTCGTCAGCGTCGAATCGGTTCAGCTCGACCCCCAGCACCTCGCCGCACTGATCGAGGAGACCTATGCCGAGCTGTTTGGTTATGGACTGCTCGACCGCCTGCTCACCGATGACCGCGTCACCACCATCACCTTCGACGGCCTCGACAAGGTCTCCGCGCGCTTCGGCTTCGGAGAGCTGGAGCCGCAGTCACGGATTTTCGAAGAACCTGCCCACATGGCCCGCATGCTTGAACGCATGCTCATGGATGCCGACGCCGAACTGGTCGATGACATCCCATACTACGAAATCGGCATCGTCCACGAAGGCCGCCGCCTCTGTGTCAATCTCGTCCTGCCTCCCGTCACCAATACCCTCAGCGGCTACATCCGCGTCCATCCCCGCACCCCGCCGCCTCTGGACGCGTTCACCGCGTCCCCCGACGCCTTGAAGCTCCTCACCGCCTTGGCGCGTTCCCCACACGGGATTCTTGTCGTCGGTGAGACCGAAAGCGGCAAGACCTCACTCCTTGCGGCCTTGGCCCGCTCCGCCGACCTCGGCAAATCCGTCGCCGTGGAACGCGCATCGGAGATGACGCTGCCAGAGTCGGTTACCCGGTTCCATCCGCAGTGGCCGGTCGGTGATCGTCCCTTTGTCAGTTTCGGACACCGCATCCTCGAAGCCCTCGACCTCAAGCCCGATACCCTGCTCCTGGACGAAGTGCGCGCGGATGAGCCGGAAGCTGTCCTGCACCTGCTGGGCGATGTTGAGATTCCGCGTCAGTTATGGGCCTTCCGTGGCGCCACCGAAGTGAAACGCCTCGCTCCTTCGTTGGGCATGCTTGCCCGCCGCGCCGGCTATGACCAGTCTACCAGCGATCAGCGCGTCATCGCCCTCCACCGCCGCCTCCCGTTTGTCATCACCGCCCGCCGCCGCCAGGGCCAGCTCAAAATCACCAGCATCGCCGAATGGCAGTTCATCCTCGGCAGTGACCAGCCGCCTTCGCTTGTCGAACTCATGACTCAGGGTTGGGAAGGACTCGAGCCGACTGGTCGCCAGCCAATTCTTACTCTGTGA
- a CDS encoding nicotinate phosphoribosyltransferase, translating to MGLPVRAVRTGEFSDKYFDNIVRILSALKASGTTYEGIRPSRHIPVDVSHELIGDVVVEAQIFNRRAPYALVGGIDAALALLRYSSGVHGEPDSEKAWQNLEVEAIQDGMFTEYDGSPENVRPVIRIRGRYRDFALLETAILGYLTRITRIATSVYEVLKAAKNKNILFFPARFDLPEVQSADGYAYWLAVRRHREETGFPSIRPRISTDAQGKWWGGKGMGTIPHALIAAFLGDSASAMLAFAEVMPIDVPRILLADFNNDAVRATLDTLDAFWPHTRAALLANDREGSKRWSLDGVRLDTAGNLLDASLTDPADKGVSPVLVETLRAAIDAWPHSTGETGDLFVAASWYARKVLITVTGGFNAERIAQFERESVPVDNYGVGSSLLINDKSTATDFTMDVVRARLAGQWLDVAKVGRRPGDNPDLQPVNLAEL from the coding sequence ATGGGCCTCCCTGTACGCGCCGTGCGTACCGGCGAATTCAGTGACAAGTATTTCGACAATATCGTCCGCATCCTCAGCGCACTAAAGGCTTCCGGCACGACCTACGAAGGCATCCGTCCGTCCCGCCACATCCCCGTTGATGTCTCGCACGAGCTGATTGGTGATGTGGTCGTGGAAGCCCAGATCTTCAACCGCCGCGCGCCTTATGCCCTCGTCGGCGGTATCGACGCCGCGCTGGCGCTCCTCCGCTACTCCAGCGGCGTCCACGGCGAGCCCGACTCCGAGAAGGCTTGGCAGAACCTCGAGGTCGAGGCCATTCAGGACGGCATGTTTACCGAATACGACGGCAGCCCCGAAAACGTCCGCCCGGTCATCCGCATCCGTGGCCGTTACCGCGACTTCGCCTTGCTCGAAACCGCCATCCTCGGTTATCTCACTCGTATCACCCGCATCGCCACCAGCGTTTACGAAGTCCTCAAGGCCGCCAAAAACAAGAACATTCTCTTCTTTCCCGCCCGCTTTGATCTCCCCGAAGTGCAGTCCGCCGATGGCTACGCTTATTGGTTGGCCGTCCGCCGCCACCGGGAGGAGACCGGCTTCCCCTCCATCCGGCCGCGCATCAGTACCGACGCGCAGGGCAAGTGGTGGGGCGGCAAGGGCATGGGGACTATCCCGCACGCCTTGATTGCCGCCTTCCTGGGCGATTCCGCTTCCGCCATGCTCGCCTTCGCCGAGGTCATGCCCATCGACGTGCCGCGCATCCTGCTCGCCGACTTCAATAACGACGCCGTCCGCGCCACCCTGGATACCCTCGACGCCTTCTGGCCCCATACCCGCGCGGCCCTCCTTGCCAACGACCGCGAAGGCTCCAAGCGCTGGTCGCTCGATGGCGTCCGCCTCGATACCGCCGGCAACCTTCTCGACGCCTCCCTCACCGATCCCGCCGACAAAGGCGTCAGTCCCGTCCTCGTCGAAACACTTCGCGCCGCCATCGACGCCTGGCCGCACTCCACAGGCGAAACGGGTGACCTGTTCGTCGCCGCCTCCTGGTATGCCCGCAAAGTCCTCATCACCGTCACCGGCGGCTTCAACGCCGAGCGTATCGCCCAGTTCGAGCGCGAAAGCGTCCCCGTTGACAACTATGGCGTCGGTTCATCGCTCCTCATCAATGACAAGTCCACCGCTACCGACTTCACCATGGATGTCGTCCGCGCCAGGCTCGCCGGCCAGTGGCTCGACGTGGCGAAAGTGGGCCGCCGCCCCGGCGACAACCCCGATCTGCAGCCAGTCAATCTGGCGGAGCTTTAG
- a CDS encoding carbohydrate kinase family protein, which yields MSVILSGSIAYDYLMRFPGRFVEHIIAEDLHQVSLSFLVDEMTKHWGGVAANIAFTMAMLGAKPKLFGAVGRDFGEYRLWLEDNGVDCSTIRQVDEVFTSSYFANTDLDNNQIASFYAGAMGLAHRFKLADVCEEKPDWVVISPNDPRAMSQLSEECRTMGIRFIYDPSQQVPRLSGEELARDMTGAYMMIVNAYEAQLIQRKTGLSMDDLRARIPVLVITHGKSGSMIYHGAEEVAVPAFPEVHIKDPTGVGDAFRAGLICGLMAGWPLRLCGLVGSLCATYVLEQVGTQSHKFTVPEFVARFRGTYDDGGLLDQLL from the coding sequence ATGAGTGTAATCCTGTCTGGCTCCATCGCCTACGATTATCTGATGCGGTTCCCGGGGCGATTTGTGGAACATATCATCGCGGAAGACCTGCACCAGGTGAGTCTGAGCTTTCTGGTTGACGAAATGACGAAGCATTGGGGCGGCGTCGCGGCAAACATCGCGTTTACGATGGCGATGCTAGGCGCAAAACCCAAGCTGTTCGGCGCGGTCGGGCGCGATTTCGGCGAATACCGGCTGTGGCTGGAAGACAACGGCGTAGACTGCTCGACGATCCGGCAGGTTGACGAGGTATTCACGTCATCGTACTTCGCGAACACCGACCTCGACAATAACCAGATCGCGTCGTTCTATGCCGGCGCGATGGGGCTGGCGCACCGCTTCAAGCTGGCGGACGTGTGCGAGGAGAAGCCGGACTGGGTGGTGATTTCACCCAACGACCCGCGCGCGATGTCGCAGCTTTCCGAGGAATGCCGGACGATGGGCATCCGGTTCATCTACGATCCGAGCCAACAGGTGCCACGGCTGAGCGGCGAGGAACTGGCGCGCGATATGACCGGCGCGTACATGATGATCGTGAATGCGTACGAAGCGCAGCTGATCCAGCGCAAGACCGGGCTGTCGATGGACGACCTGCGGGCGAGAATCCCGGTGCTGGTCATCACCCATGGGAAAAGCGGGTCGATGATCTATCACGGGGCGGAAGAAGTGGCGGTCCCGGCGTTCCCCGAGGTGCACATCAAAGACCCGACCGGCGTGGGCGACGCATTCCGCGCGGGGCTGATCTGCGGGTTGATGGCGGGCTGGCCGCTGCGGCTGTGCGGGCTGGTGGGGTCGCTATGCGCGACATACGTGCTGGAGCAAGTGGGCACACAGAGTCATAAGTTTACGGTGCCAGAGTTTGTCGCGCGGTTCCGCGGGACGTACGACGATGGCGGACTGCTCGATCAATTGTTGTAA
- a CDS encoding adenosylhomocysteinase — translation MAIENDVKDLSQAEGGRYRITWAEHEMPVLRAIKERFAKEKPLAGLRVSACLHVTTETANLVKTLQAGGADIVLVASNPLSTQDDVAASLVVHDEIPVYAIKGEDKDTYFKHLTAALDHKPQMTMDDGCDLVSELHKNRRELLEGVVAGTEETTTGVIRLRAMAKDNALMFPVLAVNDSNTKHLFDNRYGTGQSTIDGIIRATNILLAGRTVVVAGYGWCSRGIASRAHGMGANVIVTEIDPLRALEAVMDGFRVMPMEEAARVGDIFVTATGDINVLDVHHFAVMKHGAILANSGHFNVEINLDGLRGMSGGEARLVRPYVEEYIVKNKAIYVLGEGRLINLAAAEGHPASVMDMSFANQALAAEYMLRNAGKMKPDVYVMPFDVDQEIARLKLEAMGVRIDTLTAQQDAYLNQWVEGT, via the coding sequence ATGGCAATCGAAAACGACGTAAAAGACCTGAGCCAAGCGGAAGGCGGACGCTACCGCATCACCTGGGCGGAACACGAGATGCCCGTACTGCGGGCGATCAAGGAACGTTTCGCAAAGGAGAAGCCGCTTGCCGGGCTGCGGGTGTCGGCGTGCCTGCACGTGACCACCGAGACGGCGAATCTGGTCAAGACGCTACAGGCAGGCGGCGCGGACATCGTGCTGGTGGCCAGTAACCCGCTCTCGACGCAGGACGACGTGGCAGCATCGCTGGTCGTGCATGACGAGATTCCGGTGTATGCGATTAAGGGCGAGGACAAAGACACGTACTTCAAGCATCTGACGGCGGCGCTGGATCACAAGCCGCAGATGACGATGGACGACGGCTGCGACCTGGTGAGCGAGCTGCACAAGAATCGGCGCGAGCTGCTGGAAGGCGTAGTGGCCGGCACAGAAGAGACTACGACCGGCGTTATCCGCCTGCGGGCGATGGCGAAGGACAATGCGCTGATGTTCCCGGTGCTGGCGGTCAACGACAGCAACACCAAGCACCTGTTCGATAACCGGTACGGCACAGGCCAGAGCACGATCGACGGGATCATCCGGGCGACGAACATCTTGCTGGCGGGCCGGACGGTGGTGGTGGCGGGATACGGCTGGTGCAGCCGTGGTATCGCCAGCCGCGCACATGGCATGGGCGCCAACGTGATCGTGACGGAGATCGATCCGCTGCGCGCGCTGGAAGCGGTGATGGACGGGTTCCGGGTGATGCCGATGGAAGAAGCGGCGCGCGTGGGCGACATCTTCGTGACGGCGACGGGCGACATCAACGTGCTGGACGTGCATCACTTCGCGGTGATGAAGCACGGCGCAATCCTCGCCAACAGCGGCCACTTCAATGTCGAGATCAACCTTGACGGGCTGCGTGGGATGAGCGGAGGGGAGGCGCGTCTGGTGCGACCCTACGTCGAAGAGTATATCGTTAAGAACAAGGCCATTTACGTGTTGGGCGAGGGACGTCTGATCAACCTTGCGGCGGCCGAAGGGCACCCGGCAAGCGTGATGGACATGAGCTTTGCGAACCAGGCGCTGGCGGCGGAATACATGCTGCGGAACGCCGGGAAGATGAAACCAGACGTCTATGTGATGCCGTTCGATGTGGATCAGGAGATCGCGCGGCTGAAGCTGGAAGCGATGGGCGTGAGAATCGACACGCTGACCGCCCAACAGGATGCCTACCTCAACCAGTGGGTCGAGGGGACATAG